The Solenopsis invicta isolate M01_SB chromosome 3, UNIL_Sinv_3.0, whole genome shotgun sequence region AATGAGGTGACATCAAATGACGTCTTCGGTggttattttccttttttcctgGTCCTGGCTAGGCCATGTGCAGAGAATCCGCGACCGATGAGTTGACTTGCCTGATCTGTCCGTCGCGTCGGCGAACGTCGACAAACGTCTCCACGAACGATGACCCTCAACCTTTTCCTCCAGTTTTTTCATAGCATCAGTTTTCCTACGTTTTATCTAGCTATGTGGtcaaaaaatgttaacattcatttctttatattagtAGACAGACTCCTTTCgatgttaaattttttctagaatttacGCATTCGTGTGAGCAGTCCAGGGGATACGGAGCATTTTCCTATAACACCACATCAAATACGTCTACCCTGCATTAGTTAGTTTTCTTCATTGTCTATGTTTCTGAGACGTATGTTGCAATAAGGAAGATTAATGGATTGACTAGTCTtcacttattaattgttagtaaATCTAGAGATATTGTTGTCATATAAGATCTTTGTTAAATTTGCAAGGATGTTATATTTTGGCCATTGTCGTTTGTCGTCATTTCATATTGTCCTTAATTGGTTATAATAGAGTCCAAGTGTACTCAAATCTATCTACCACTTCGAATCCAGCGATGCTTTTGATGAGCGATAGATTATTGCACGATCAATGATCATCATCTTGGTCTTGAAGATGATTTTTAAGTCGTACTTTCTGCTCTCTTCCTCCAATTTTTGTAGGATGCTTCTCTTCTGAGAATTAAGGTATCATCAATGTACCTCAGGTTGTTGATTCGTGCTATTCCACCTTTCTAACAGTCAAGGACTTGAGAATGGGAGATAATATATATCGTGTATCCTTATTTAACACCAGCTTTTGTTTCGTATTCAGTTGACAAGATTTTGTTGATGCATACTCTTATCGAATTGGATTCATACAAATTTGTAATAAGTTGTATGAGATGCGATAATGTTCCGAAATCCGAGAATGCCTCTCAAAGTCTCTCCCATCTCACTTTGTCAAAGACCTTTTTATAATCAATGAAGCAAAGGTAGACCTTTAGATTGAATTCCCTGACTTTCTTAATTAcctaacaaatatttaatatttgttctcGAGTTCCCTTTCCAGGAATGTGCGTCACCAAATTGTGCATCAGATATTTGTGGATGAATATAAATGCCTTTCGAGTTTCTTGTTGATTATACTGTGCGCAATATCTTGCTGGCATGTAATATCAAAGCTATTGTTCTATAGTTGCCACAATCAGAGCTATATTGCCTGTTTTGTGAAGTGGAATGAAAACCGAGTGACACCATTCTTTAGACCATTTTCCTGAAATCCATATTCTAGGTGGTAAAGAACTTCATGTCCGATGGGACCCATAGCTTTGATGGTTTCGTCTGTAATATATGCTATCCATGCTAAGAGCTTTTCCATTGCTCCTTTTTATGGCTCTGTCAACTCTGATCTGAGAATATCCGGTTCCAGCTTATCTTGATCCAATGCGGTATTTGCAGTTGAAGGAGATGTGTGTCATCATAGAGATCACAACAGTAATCCCTCTAGATTTTGGCGATTTTCACcgcatttataattattcttccTAAGGAATCCTTAATTCAGTTTTAGGTTTAAATTTTCTTGTGAGATACCGCACCTTCCTGTGTTAGCTCTGATAACTAGTTTTCATTGGTGTGTTCTTCAAATTCTTGACAAATCTTCGCAATGTAGGTGTTCGTGTCCTTTTTGCAGGCGCATTTGATTAACCGGTTTAACCGCTGTAATTTTGTGATTTTGTTTTAATCTATGTTTCTATACTCTTTCGTGATGCAGCCAATTTTTCCCGTTCTCTGACCAATTCTAAAGTTGCATCCGACatccaataattttatatcactaTAAGTTGCAGCTTAATCAAATTTACTACAACTTtctgaatttataaaaaatgatctaTAACGTTCGCAAAAAATCCTGTTATAAAAAACGAAGAATACTTTTGTGGAAAATTTCAGCGGCTTAATCGATTAATTAGTTTTCGAGGTACATTGATTACcatttcaaaatatcaaaaatttcaaaaatttaaagaaaaacacgTTTTTACAGATTTAGGTGAAGTTATCaatgacataaattttttttcatactcACATTCAATCATCGATTTTcggttatacaattttttttcttttttttctttgaattttttaatttacctaGATATGTGTAGcctttaaattaatgtttaattaaaaatgcaaaagattCTTTTCCAAACAAAGAAATCGTAATCGCTTAagtgttgtaaattttgattaatttgactTTACAAATCAGTGAAAAATACAGATAATAcagataaattttgattaatttgactTTACAAATCAGTGAAAAATACAGATAATACTGCGACCTCACGGAGTTGACTTGATACCTCGCAAAAGTAACACAAACAGGCGAAACAATCGCGTCTGTTTGTACTACTGTTGCGAGGTCTTAAGTCCGAGGTAGCATCCGACAAAGTTATAACCACAGTTTGCTCAACGAAACTGTCGACATGATATATTATAACACCGACAATATTATGGTACGCTCgtaatatattagatatatgtattatatgtaacaACTCTAAAATAACGAGTTTTTCATTaggtataataaataattatatgtaaatcctaatttaattaaaaaaaaaactaatactattttttattaattaatccatcTGGTCAACCAACTTAGATTGAGTGGGTGCTATTTTATCTATAAATGCATATATGATGCCAGTCGCGGGCAGCCGCATTTTCGCATTCCGTTAGTTATCCACAAATTTTATGTGTATGTTGAAAACAAGTCGAAACGCGTCCAGAAGAAAGCGATTATTGACACATTGTTGATTGTAAAAAGGCGAACATTAACATAATGCCgaaaattttatgtatcaattaattattttaatttaattgcacaATGTTAACTGATTAAATCATTACGCACCTGTAATTTCCGCGTTGATTCATATACTtaatccttttatttttattcttttctttagttttgttttaatattggtgaatttattgtattcaacttttttaaaaattagatttaataaataagaaaagatttgaaaatttagaattggtttacaataatttaattttatcttaggtataaattataaaaatttttttatttactaactTTTCCCGATTTTCCGtggccattttaaattttttaacttttcccTGATTTTCTTTAACTGCTAACAAtcctgtaaataaataaataaataacagtgtTTCCAAACCTGTGGTTGTTCGGCCGATACCCAGTGCATCTCAAATTTTCTTCtctgatctctctctctctctctctctctcttcgttgtCGCCTTTACACGCGCGATTTGCACAATTCATTCGCAACTGTCTTATGCAACATTTATTCGCGAAAATATGGAATTAATcgtaataatcataaaaacacAATTGCGCGACACATTTTTGATACGATTTTATCGtatcacaaaaaattaagtttgcGCAAAATCACGATGTCGCGTGAATTAAGGAATATCCGTCTCTCGTTGTAGAAGAAATTCGTAAATAGGATAGGTGACAAGCAGTAGGGTGTAACTACTGCAGCCGCAGGTGTGCTGCCATTGTTGCTCCCAACTATGCTTTAGTACACTTTCCgcgttttttaacaaatagcACATTGCGTTTTATGACAATATTATTATCTCGTATTACAACATAATTGAATACGTAAAATAGAAATCAGTATTTCTAAAATGGGACATTAAAATTCTATGCGATTTTACAATGATtgtaaactataattttttttttacattttagatGAATTTTAGTTAAACATATTGCAAAGTATGAGTTTTAAGATAAAACGACTAATTTATAAGTATCGAATCTGTACTAAGTGATTGCCAACTAATAAAGTAcgatattattgttaaataatatcgaCGTGTTAATTTCAAATGTTTTCCTAAACAGTTTATTGGTGATAATTCAGCGACTATTGCAATAACCCTGCCAATATAAGttgcaaaattcatttttatttgatgcgTTTTACATTTCAATAACGTATTGTTTCGTAATCACTAGTACAATAAATTATCACATTCatgagaataaataatatctataacagataattaaataatacatctaAAAATGTGCTCATTTTTTTATCCGTTGTCTATTTTGAAACGCCAATGCTAAATTTAGaagtttaatatgaaaatatatcttGACAGATCATAAAATTCTGTAATAATTTAACAAGTATCTGCGATATAGGTCTAactattatttcttcatttaaaaattattgtgataCACATAATAGTGTAACATACATACAAttgctttttcctttttttaatactGTAACGTACATTCTTTTTCATATGTCGTATTAACAATGTAAAAAGGCACTTTTCACAAATTACTTCGTATTAACACTTTGCAAAAGGtcgtattataaaatattccgcAGTATTTCACTCATTGCGAATTTCTTATCGTCAAATAACAAGAAACATAATATCACTCGCAATCTTGTAATAGCAGGCTCGAAATTTGGATCGAGTTCAAGTGAAGATTTGTAGAAACTTGCGGCAGTTTCGAAATCACCCTGTAAAAAATGTGACTATTAGATATCCGCTTCATTTTACAATCTTGGCCAAAAGTATTAGGCCCTTCGCACAATGGAGGAATattaggaataaaaataaaaatttgtaaaatcaataACAATGGTACAAGAGGCTTAAGAGCCGTACAAGATTATCCttgctaatataaataaactaaattttcaattgtataAGCAAAGTTATAcgttttaagtaatatttaatttaccaaAGCAGCATGAAGATTAGCGACAACGTAATGATTTATTATGAAGTCTGGACCGATTGAGAGTGCTATCTGAGCGATCTCGAGAGCCtcatgaaaataattctgtGAGCTAAGTAAAGACGCCAGATTTACAAGAAGTATGTCTTGCATATCCTTCGGCGTATTCTCTAAGCTTTGCCACATACAATCCAACGCTTTGCGACTGTCGCCCGTCACACGCCAATAAAACGATGCGGCTATCGCCAAGGTCCAAGAGGCATAATGCTAATTCAAGGCAGTATATATTGATTATGATGTTATGCACGTAAAACACCGAATATGTAATTACAAAATCTGATAAATTACCTTTTGCAAAGCAAACGCAATTTTAGTCCCAAGTCCATGCAGAGTGTCATTCTGCGTACCAGTTATCATCATCAGCCATTCGGCCATATCGAGTTCGGCTTTATATTGCAACAACTGCGAGAATTGCACTACTTCGGTTACACGACTCATCTCGGAATTACCTTTGTTACATATTGGTTGTAAATTTGGGATATCATCGCCCAATGATTCGATCTCATCTTCAATGCTAAAATCGACGGATCAATTTACAAATGATTCGTGCACGTGTGATATgcatacataataatttttcataatttatcgattACGTACGTCACATTTCGTCgtataaatttgtgaaatacaAATAGAGAAGCGGCCCAATCTTCATACTTGAGCTCGTCACATTCATCCTTGTTCGGATAATATGACTCTTTTTGATTGTCAGGCATCTTATCGGATAATGAGTCAGTATATGCACGTAGCATGTCCTtcgatgaaaattatatataaacatttatttatgtgtatagAACATCTCAAggatttgtaaattaaatatgtaaaataatccaaagtattatctaatttttacaatctgtaATTTTGTTAGAAAAGATCTGCTTACGTTATCTGAAATTCTAGTCATATGCACGTGTGGTTCGTGTAGTTTAGTTGCGCTATTAGGAAGTAATAATGAATGTATAAGACCTTGGCGCGattgttcttttttattgtaatatgataCATCCAATAATCCAATTTTGTGATTACTCCAACAATTTATCCCTGCAATAAGTTTTCTACTATCAGCTAAGCTACAGTAATAGAGGACattcatattttcattttgGATGAAAACactattaaaaaacaaacatcTAAATCCATCTACATCGTGTATAAGAAATAACATCAAATTATGTTACACATTCAAAGcaggtaaaataataaaagaagcataagtaaataacaataatctttattatatactattacataagaaaaaaaacagcACATATAACAAGACAAGATTCTGACAACTTAAAATGCATAACTGTAAGCCAAAATTATTACGTTTTGCTAACTTCAAgcaaaaataaaacgtaaattcAGAGTAGTGTCAAATAAAAAGTACATAACACAGTCTAAAACAGAATCTACTTTTAAGATCTATGTGCGAAAATACGCACCTGTTTCTTCTGTCTTTGTCGAAACGTAGTTAATATGTTTACAATTCTTGACTTGTCGTTTACGCAGAAATGTGTCACTCGCTTGCAAATTATACTTAGTAATTAATACAGAAGGTAGGTTCGTAGAGTGTTTTGTGTgtaaattaattctttgttCTTCACAGCCTGTGATTATGACAATGTTTGTCATTATTCATCACAATAATCTGTGTTTTTAGAACACAGTACCATCAACAGTGAACTAAATTAACCAActgaaaataaacataaaaaattctgtgcaaatttaattacaaataataaaacataataatcgcaaaaaaagaaaatcaaagattagaaagtgttaaaaaacaaaagaaaataaaattagtaaaatacaaaaaaaaaataaaaaaatattagcccaaatatttctttcctctaaaaataaattctataccattaataaaaatctagataaactaaacaaaaataacacaaatataatacaaaagatTACATCAaactaaaacaaaataatgtaaaaaacatcaaatattatttacaaagtgGTAATAACTACATATCTACATTACATCACGTTACACTGCATTATAATTACATACCTGGATAATTACCtgtgacaacattaaatttttcacgACAGGCTAACGTTTTCAATAACATTAATGCCCTACCGTCATATAAATGTGAATCCACCCTTAATGCTTGTTTCAAATAATGTATAGCTCCTGTGTAATTTCCTTTTATATTCAGCAatataccaaataaaaaattagtcatTGGctgaaatataaattgtataatttgatttttctttatccaatcaaaatatacgtaaaaatgATCTTTTTGAatactttagaaatattatttgtataaacaaAGTTCTccctataatatataaattttaattatattcttcaTGCATACCTCCACAGCATTAATCCGTAAGGCTTTGTCCGTAATTTTTAAAGCATCGTCAATTAAACCTACTTTATGGTGTATGGAAGCTATGCTAACTAATGGtacatctttaaattcttttggAACACTTTCCAATGCTAATTGAAGGCAATCCAAGGCTAAACGAGGTTTTCCCGCTATTCTCCAATGTAAAGATGCAAGCATAGACAATACCCATGGAGCTGCAACTTTCTGTTTTAACACAGTTCAGTTTTTCATCAGAATATTACAATTATGatgcaaaataattagaaatgtGCAAATTATTTGTGAAATTGAATTGAATCAAATCTTTAATGACATGTTCGAAATTGAAATAAACCAAACCTGAAATTTTCATGTCGAATCGAATTTCTTTCATTCAAATACAAATctaatttgaatcaaattttctgaatttatggtacattacatattaatttaaaaataaagtgttttCAATGAcattgtagattttttttttaatagacgagagaatcaagaattttaaaaaataattaaaaaaataatgtgtaaaataaaaatttataattttaaaatttataagttttggAAATCAGGCATAAAAATTGGTACGCTCTCaggatataaaaaaatcaatattaaatcaaaatagGCAATTGATTAAAAATCGAATCGTAGATGACTTAAAATTCTAGAACTATTTGAATTCGAACCTTTCATATTCCACTGTGATTCGATTCAAACTGTTCGCACacttataaaaatagtaaattataCCAATTCAGTTGCTGTTAAAATTCTTTGGCCAATTTCTGCTAAGTCCGCGGTGTGAACCAAATTATGTAGAAATGGTTTCAATGAAGCATCCGGCGAATGCTGCTGCATGGTTGCGTCTAATAACGTATGTGTAATATAACGCTCATTAAACGATTTAGATGATTGGCATATCGGTGGATGCCATGGTAATGGATGCTTTTTCCATGGTTCTATATCAATCAATTCATTTACAAACAAATGTGTCCTAATAATATACAGAAAGATACACGTTACAATTAATGTTCTATATCATAAGGTACAGAAACGTTTAAAATACTTACGCGTAACCTTTGTTTTCAGGCGctaaataaataggtaaatatTGCTTTCCATCTCCAAACATTAGCATAGAACTATCACAGTCTGATATCTTTGGCCAATGGTCTGCTTCAAAATCTtcatttccttttttaatttctacattGTGATATTTTGGACTCTTTGTTGGCGagacaaataaattattgtactcAACATTTAATTCCGTCATCATATCTGTAATAATAGGCATTATATTTATAggcaatataaattgtaaaattcaaCTTACTTCTACGatgcaaaaattgtaaaagtaccTTTTGTGATAAGATTACTGCGTTCCTTTTCTAGTTTCTGCAGATTTTTCAATAGGTGAAGACTAACATGTACATTCTGCAGCATGTTCTCAGCTACTTTTTTCCTATCTCCTAAATCCACGTAAGATAATACAATGTTATTATCGATATGATGAATTGACCTTTCAACTGGATTTATCGCAAGTAAATCTAGATTTTGTTCTCGGGCAAAGGCAAGCTTAATTTCCCTGGTagtagatttaatattttgctcCCAGAGCATATGCTCGTAGAGCTTGAACCATTCCTCCTTCCAGTCATGATACGCATGTATTTCTGATAACACGTTTCGTAAACGCCTGTAATAAACGTAATCGTAAACATCTCAGCGCAGTTTTTAAACTATGAATAACAATGTAAACTTACTGATCGAATAATAACAAAGACGTTTCCAAGAAACGATGACATAATATGGCATATTTCATCTGTTTGGCCTCTAATGTGTCGGGTGCCAATCTCAAACAGTTATCATAGCACGCTGCAGATCGATCGAAGTCGCCAAGAGATGTGTAAATGTGGCCCAGCGCCAGATGATGATGACTCTCTGTTGGATTATGATCTATTGCTGCGTGTAAAATAATTGCAGCCTCGCCGGAATATCTCGCAGCGTGTAAAATGCCGGCGGTAGTCAGAAGAGGAATATCGCGATATTGCCTTAATCACGTACAATGCTTTCGTTACGAGATCAGTAAAATTACGGCGCTCTTCTGGTGGACACTTTTCTTTAGTATCCTTTAAACGCAAATTTCTTATCATATTACCTTGGAGCGCGTACAATCGCTCTACGACTGCACTCTAAAGCATTATAAGCGTTTCCCCTGATCCGCCAATAAATCGATGCTAGATTCAAGTATATCCAGGAAGTATTATTGCGAGATAAGCTGTAAGCGAGTTGGTGGCCAAATTGATTGAGATCGATGTTCAACGGTAGATACTTCATTAAACCGAGCTCTTCACGTTGAGTTAGATTCTTTCTGTTCTGCATTGcctgaaatacaataaaaatggcATTACAGATTACATACTCGTATGTTGAGACTTCTGTATAAAGCAGAAgtatttatgtgtaaaatataaataatttatattatgtgtATACAATATAAACTGTGTGAACTTTGTAACATGtcatctataaaatataatttatagatcatTGAAGATTCACAGATTTCATCagaaatagtgaaaattatattctgtttttgtatctttaatattatatatttttattttattacatatatattataaaaatattcttggtCATAATCCTGGTATAAAGAGCAACATGATATACCTACTTTAAGATGTTCAAATGTGTATATACTGAAATCTAATGGAAATGTTCTTCGACAGTCCGGAACAGTTTGTTTACTATTAGCCACCacattatataacatataatcgGTTTCGCTGtaacaaagtattattttattttttaatatttgagaaatattttctcctttatttatattattacatataatcaCTCACTCTATTCCAtctttaagcctataatcaatcACTATACTGGCATATACATCGACATCGGCCAAAGATTTGTCCCATGAGAAACAGTCAGAGTTTGAATTTTCTGCATCGGCCATGCCCAGACCAACAAACTGATTGTCAATGGACACTTCCTTCCTGGAGATTTTCTTATATATGACATCAGCCGTTTCCCTGCGTTTTTCCTGTTCCAGGAATCCCAACAGATCATATGGTCGGCGCATATCAAAAACACTATCATGCTGAAAACATGAAGAGATATATAATTCAATGTCAAATGACCATATCTATTGATTAAATTATCAGGGCTGCATTCAgcaaacattagagatatcattttatctttattatttaccaaatgttaaaaaagaataaaatctaTGCTTATAtcattttcctttcttttctgatCTTTACAATGAAATCATTACTTATGATCATAAATTGCATCATCTTTCAACCTAACCTAGGTTGCTTTTAGAAACATTGTCTAGGTACACCTAATCATTGTATCCTCCTTTTGTAAGTAAATGAATACATAAGTACTCGTTTAGTTACAACTACTTCGACTtgtgaattttcaaaattatgacatggatggaaattttatttttttatcactttttgaAGTTAATCAGTGTTTAAactgaatattattaatttcatataatacCAAatgctaaaaattatattcttaaaaaagaaacaattttgttatgtcagtttttaaattatttttcaaattagttagtttataataatttcagtaataaaataattattttccacaagtattttatttatatatgtaacattaaatattataatattaagagaAAATAGTTTTgcttcatcattttttaaattacaatttataatcatttttagtaataaaatagtaataaaatcattatcttttacaaatgttttatttatataaaataataccatTAATATGTCGATTTAAAGGATAAATATCAAATGATATTAACCAATTTCGAAACGTAACCTCATCCCCTAAGTAGGAGATCTGTATCTGcgttttattattgaattatacaGAAAGAGGAGACACACTCACCTGCGGCTGAATTCTCCCATTTTCCGTGACGTACCAATGCTTGGTCGCCGAGATCTCGAGTATCACCGCGAGCACCGTGACGATCTTGTAGGACACATTGCTCCGGATCATTTTCCACGACATAACCCCATACGACGAGCTTCACCGTTTCTGCAGGAAAAAGCCGACAGCATGGACCATGGTTATGAAAACGTGCACATTTTTCTACACGTGCAAATACGTCGCACACAAGACAAGAAACGCACAAAGACAACTGcgtattttttgtcaaaatgaTTCGAATGACTCTAGAAAGATTCTAAACACGATTACGAAATACAATCACAACACGGGGTCTCAGTGACTGTCAATGACTGTCACAACGATAATGTCGTCGACATCAAGTTGCCAGCCACTGATGATACGACTATCATAATAAAATCGTTATCATTAGCGTCctaacaacaaaaataaatttaaatgaattgaaaattgcattctttttaatttatccaaATTCGCACTTTAGAATCTCGGGTGAt contains the following coding sequences:
- the LOC105197194 gene encoding tetratricopeptide repeat protein 17 isoform X2; this encodes MSWKMIRSNVSYKIVTVLAVILEISATKHWYVTENGRIQPQHDSVFDMRRPYDLLGFLEQEKRRETADVIYKKISRKEVSIDNQFVGLGMADAENSNSDCFSWDKSLADVDVYASIVIDYRLKDGIDETDYMLYNVVANSKQTVPDCRRTFPLDFSIYTFEHLKAMQNRKNLTQREELGLMKYLPLNIDLNQFGHQLAYSLSRNNTSWIYLNLASIYWRIRGNAYNALECSRRAIVRAPRQYRDIPLLTTAGILHAARYSGEAAIILHAAIDHNPTESHHHLALGHIYTSLGDFDRSAACYDNCLRLAPDTLEAKQMKYAILCHRFLETSLLLFDQRLRNVLSEIHAYHDWKEEWFKLYEHMLWEQNIKSTTREIKLAFAREQNLDLLAINPVERSIHHIDNNIVLSYVDLGDRKKVAENMLQNVHVSLHLLKNLQKLEKERSNLITKDMMTELNVEYNNLFVSPTKSPKYHNVEIKKGNEDFEADHWPKISDCDSSMLMFGDGKQYLPIYLAPENKGYATHLFVNELIDIEPWKKHPLPWHPPICQSSKSFNERYITHTLLDATMQQHSPDASLKPFLHNLVHTADLAEIGQRILTATELKVAAPWVLSMLASLHWRIAGKPRLALDCLQLALESVPKEFKDVPLVSIASIHHKVGLIDDALKITDKALRINAVEPMTNFLFGILLNIKGNYTGAIHYLKQALRVDSHLYDGRALMLLKTLACREKFNVVTGCEEQRINLHTKHSTNLPSVLITKYNLQASDTFLRKRQVKNCKHINYVSTKTEETGINCWSNHKIGLLDVSYYNKKEQSRQGLIHSLLLPNSATKLHEPHVHMTRISDNDMLRAYTDSLSDKMPDNQKESYYPNKDECDELKYEDWAASLFVFHKFIRRNVTIEDEIESLGDDIPNLQPICNKGNSEMSRVTEVVQFSQLLQYKAELDMAEWLMMITGTQNDTLHGLGTKIAFALQKHYASWTLAIAASFYWRVTGDSRKALDCMWQSLENTPKDMQDILLVNLASLLSSQNYFHEALEIAQIALSIGPDFIINHYVVANLHAALGDFETAASFYKSSLELDPNFEPAITRLRVILCFLLFDDKKFAMSEILRNIL
- the LOC105197194 gene encoding tetratricopeptide repeat protein 17 isoform X1 encodes the protein MSWKMIRSNVSYKIVTVLAVILEISATKHWYVTENGRIQPQHDSVFDMRRPYDLLGFLEQEKRRETADVIYKKISRKEVSIDNQFVGLGMADAENSNSDCFSWDKSLADVDVYASIVIDYRLKDGIDETDYMLYNVVANSKQTVPDCRRTFPLDFSIYTFEHLKAMQNRKNLTQREELGLMKYLPLNIDLNQFGHQLAYSLSRNNTSWIYLNLASIYWRIRGNAYNALECSRRAIVRAPRQYRDIPLLTTAGILHAARYSGEAAIILHAAIDHNPTESHHHLALGHIYTSLGDFDRSAACYDNCLRLAPDTLEAKQMKYAILCHRFLETSLLLFDQRLRNVLSEIHAYHDWKEEWFKLYEHMLWEQNIKSTTREIKLAFAREQNLDLLAINPVERSIHHIDNNIVLSYVDLGDRKKVAENMLQNVHVSLHLLKNLQKLEKERSNLITKDMMTELNVEYNNLFVSPTKSPKYHNVEIKKGNEDFEADHWPKISDCDSSMLMFGDGKQYLPIYLAPENKGYATHLFVNELIDIEPWKKHPLPWHPPICQSSKSFNERYITHTLLDATMQQHSPDASLKPFLHNLVHTADLAEIGQRILTATELKVAAPWVLSMLASLHWRIAGKPRLALDCLQLALESVPKEFKDVPLVSIASIHHKVGLIDDALKITDKALRINAVEPMTNFLFGILLNIKGNYTGAIHYLKQALRVDSHLYDGRALMLLKTLACREKFNVVTGNYPGCEEQRINLHTKHSTNLPSVLITKYNLQASDTFLRKRQVKNCKHINYVSTKTEETGINCWSNHKIGLLDVSYYNKKEQSRQGLIHSLLLPNSATKLHEPHVHMTRISDNDMLRAYTDSLSDKMPDNQKESYYPNKDECDELKYEDWAASLFVFHKFIRRNVTIEDEIESLGDDIPNLQPICNKGNSEMSRVTEVVQFSQLLQYKAELDMAEWLMMITGTQNDTLHGLGTKIAFALQKHYASWTLAIAASFYWRVTGDSRKALDCMWQSLENTPKDMQDILLVNLASLLSSQNYFHEALEIAQIALSIGPDFIINHYVVANLHAALGDFETAASFYKSSLELDPNFEPAITRLRVILCFLLFDDKKFAMSEILRNIL
- the LOC105197194 gene encoding tetratricopeptide repeat protein 17 isoform X3, which encodes MSWKMIRSNVSYKIVTVLAVILEISATKHWYVTENGRIQPQHDSVFDMRRPYDLLGFLEQEKRRETADVIYKKISRKEVSIDNQFVGLGMADAENSNSDCFSWDKSLADVDVYASIVIDYRLKDGIDETDYMLYNVVANSKQTVPDCRRTFPLDFSIYTFEHLKAMQNRKNLTQREELGLMKYLPLNIDLNQFGHQLAYSLSRNNTSWIYLNLASIYWRIRGNAYNALECSRRAIVRAPRQYRDIPLLTTAGILHAARYSGEAAIILHAAIDHNPTESHHHLALGHIYTSLGDFDRSAACYDNCLRLAPDTLEAKQMKYAILCHRFLETSLLLFDQRLRNVLSEIHAYHDWKEEWFKLYEHMLWEQNIKSTTREIKLAFAREQNLDLLAINPVERSIHHIDNNIVLSYVDLGDRKKVAENMLQNVHVSLHLLKNLQKLEKERSNLITKDMMTELNVEYNNLFVSPTKSPKYHNVEIKKGNEDFEADHWPKISDCDSSMLMFGDGKQYLPIYLAPENKGYATHLFVNELIDIEPWKKHPLPWHPPICQSSKSFNERYITHTLLDATMQQHSPDASLKPFLHNLVHTADLAEIGQRILTATELKVAAPWVLSMLASLHWRIAGKPRLALDCLQLALESVPKEFKDVPLVSIASIHHKVGLIDDALKITDKALRINAVEPMTNFLFGILLNIKGNYTGAIHYLKQALRVDSHLYDGRALMLLKTLACREKFNVVTGNYPGCEEQRINLHTKHSTNLPSVLITKYNLQASDTFLRKRQVKNCKHINYVSTKTEETGINCWSNHKIGLLDVSYYNKKEQSRQGLIHSLLLPNSATKLHEPHVHMTRISDNDMLRAYTDSLSDKMPDNQKESYYPNKDECDELKYEDWAASLFVFHKFIRRNVTIEDEIESLGDDIPNLQPICNKGNSEMSRVTEVVQFSQLLQYKAELDMAEWLMMITGTQNDTLHGLGTKIAFALQKGDFETAASFYKSSLELDPNFEPAITRLRVILCFLLFDDKKFAMSEILRNIL